The following coding sequences lie in one Arachis hypogaea cultivar Tifrunner chromosome 9, arahy.Tifrunner.gnm2.J5K5, whole genome shotgun sequence genomic window:
- the LOC112709137 gene encoding uncharacterized protein produces MTKKRSWRNNETVVLTEECSAIIQHKLPQKLKDPGSFQIPCIIGEIKVEKALCDLGASLNLMSSIMMKRMKIEKAKPTRMALQLADRSFKFPQGIVEDLLVKVGDFIFPADFVVLDMEEEAKASIILGRPFLATARAIIDVQKGELTLRLHDKNMIFNVFKAMSYPQDSLGECIRLDSMEAILQETLEEEEIEELTEEDESTLSKEVATVEVHDQGTLEGKNEEKEAPKLKLKELPPTLKYAYLGENRSFPVIINSALSQEQEEELLQVLQKHKDAIGWTLADLKGISSAICMHKILLEDDSKASIQPQRRLNPAMKEEFNIEIRDKKGVENKVADHLSRIPCEKSSTHEASVNEFFLDE; encoded by the exons aTGACTAAAAAGAGAAGTTGGAGAAATAATGAGACCGTGGTgttaaccgaagaatgtagtgccatcattcagcacaagtTACCCcaaaaattgaaggatccagggagCTTCCAAATCCCTTGTATCATAGGGGAGATCAaagtggagaaggccttgtgcgATCTAGGAGCCAGCTTAAATCTGATGTCTTCAATAATGAtgaaaagaatgaagattgagaaaGCCAAACCGACAAGGATGGCCCTACAATtggcagaccgatcattcaaaTTTCCTCAGGGAATAGTGGAGGATTTGTTGGTAAAGGTGGGAGACTTTATTtttccagcagactttgtagtgctagacATGGAGGAGGAAGCTAAGGCATccatcattttgggaaggccattcttagccactgccAGAGCCATTATTGACGTCCAGAAGGGTGAACTTACTCTTAGATTGCATGATAAGAATAtgatattcaatgtgttcaaggccatgagttacccgcAAGACTCGTTAGGAGAGTGTATAAGGTTGGATTCAATGGAAGCTATATTACAAGAAACTCTGGAGGAGGAAGAAATTGAGGAGCTAACAGAAGAAGATGAATCAACATTGAGCAAAGAGGTAGCAACAGTTGAGGTTCATGACCAGGGGACACTAGAAGGAAAGAATGAAgagaaagaagcacccaaacttaaactgaaggaattgccacCGACCCTCAAATATGCATACCTGGGAGAAAACAGAAGCTTTCCAGTAATCATAAACTCAGCTCTTAgccaagaacaagaggaggaaTTACTCCAAGTATTGcaaaagcataaggatgccattgggtGGACTCTGgctgacttgaaggggattagttcagccatatgcatgcacaagatactatTGGAAGATGATTCTAAAGCTTCTATTCAACCCCAAAGGAgattaaatccagccatgaaagag gaatttaatattgaaatcagagacaagaagggAGTGGAGAACAAAGTGGCAGATCATCTATCTAGAATCCCTTGTGAGAAAAGCAGCACACACGAAGCAAGTGTAAATGAGTTCTTTCTAGATGAATAA